GGGGCCACTTTAAAAGCAAGGCAGATAAAGACATCCAGTGAATAATAGGATATACTATTAACTCAAGTGAGACCGGGTTTACACAGAGCTTTTCGGGTGAGTTTACATGGCACTTTTTTGCTGAAAAACGGTCTTCAGTTTTTAATTGTAGTAATGAGTTGCATATGATACTATACATTTCATCTGTAGTTTAATAGCCAATACATCAGAGGTTTTcaattttaaggggttgtccattttcggCAAATAAAGGATTTTGTATAatttcctatatactttctgtacaaAATCCTCACAATTTtgtagatctctgtttgctgtcattcattctacctacatccagtggataaaaatcattcaatagtcatgtgatgaacacacagctcattaccaggcagaggtctgattactgtgctgtgataaCGAGCTATAATGAGCTGATTCTTGTAGCTTTGATCAATAACATTTATATAGCAGTTATAACAGAGATATatgaaatatacagtacattaaaaaTTAGTACAGACACAGCAGTGGGTAGTGAGAGTGGAAGTGCCACCGATCCGGCTGAATTAACAGTCAATCATGACCGTGGCATCTAAGGATTTTTGCACATATGGTGCCCCCACTTGCTTCCTGCACGACATGTTTAGGGGGTGCCAATATCAGTGTACAGCCGCCCGGAGTTTGATCCGTGATCCCAGGTCTGCTTGAGCCCAAATACCTGATCCTGCCTAGAAGGGAGGTTGTTTGCATTTACTGATGGCTCTGCAGGGCTTTGCAAAGGTGACATGGCGATTAAAAatcagtccctctaaatctacaTTCCAGAAACTAAGAAGATGGCACTCCTTCTCTACCGATCCCTATAAAttgtggtgtagtttccaaagtgaGATTACTACTTGGTACTTTCCACTGCACTGGCACCCTTATGGGCTCTGTAAATGtatcatggcacctgaaaattattctgccctctaaaagcctaATGATGCTCCTAGCTCTGTGTCCTGCTGTGTGTCCAAACAGCAGATTTAATACACATGAGAGAAGTATTTTTTGTACTCTGGTGAAACTGTGTAACGAActatggggtgcattttctccttaaagaggacctttcatggtttggggcacaggcagttctatatactactgtaaagccgacggtgcgctgaattcagcgcactgtcgattttcccgatctgtgccccgggtaaagagctttctgtcccggtaccgtagctctttacagagtgtcagaaactcccttctgactgtgaagagctatggtactggcaccgatagctcttcacccagggcacagatcgggaaagccgacagtgtgctgaattcagcgcactgtcagctttccagcagtatataacaccgcatgtgcccaaatcaatgaaaggtcctctttaagggatgtagtttccaaaatggggtcactttttggagtCTTCCACTAAACTGGCATGTTAGCTGACTCTGAAAATGATACATGATtatctgaaaactattccagtaaaatctgccttccagccaaatagcactctttctggTCCAAGCCCCACCATGTGCCTATACACATTTGGTAAAAAATATAGTACAAATTTTGCACCTAATAATAGAAAAATGTGCTCTTAGAATTCACAGCTTAGGCTGGGCTCACACTACTGCCACTGTCCGGCCCAGGGTTTACGATTTTTTTGTGCATGGATATAAAGTCCTGTAGGACGGAAACCCCGGGCCGGAcagcagtggtagtgtgaacacagctttaaattgtcttgctgaagatTTAAAAACCGCACCACAGGTCAATTTCcactgcaggtttttttctgcagcctgtGGATGAGGTTAAGTAGAACCTCATTCACTAATCTGATTCTGTTACCCTGCTGATCTTATGCCCACAATTTTACAAACAGAAAAACCGCATTGTATCTgtatcatgtgaacataccctttcaaAGTTATTTATCAGTGCCTCATGTTGCGAGTTTGTTTATGAAGTCCATTGAGGTTGTAACGTTCTACAGATATCACTTCAGTTGGTAATCACTCTTGTGCAGTCATTTGTGTCGTTCTGTGGCTTTTCTCTAAGTACCGCTGAAATATCTGATCTGTGCATGTGACCTGATACTTCCTGTTTTTGGCATTTGTGTTCAATCCTCAATTCATACTGTAGTGGATATCTCTTCAAAAAAGACTTTGCTTGCATCTATGTAGAtgggtactgtgtacagacattgacAATGAGTCACATGATATACTTCCATTGGGGAACTGCAGTGAGAAATACTCGGACAGCGTTATAACACAAATTGAAGCAATACCTACCCAACTTGTCAGGACACACTCCTGATAGTGGATCCCACTGGACACAAAATGTCTGAATAGGTAATTTGGGAAGAAAAAAACCCTgcccattattattatattgtattctacatGTGATTAGTGCAAATTTGGTTGGTTAGTGGCGTAATCCCTATAAATAGTGTATCAGGTCAGCTGAAAAATGCAGATCCTAGGATtaatggagtttttttttctttctggatTTAACTAGCTGTAAAAGATGTATCAAACTGGAGTCCAAAGATGAGGAAGCCCATGGAGGATATTTATGGAAAAGAGTATTTTGCCAATACATTTTCAGCCTGGGTAGATGCCTTGACCAATATGACCAGCAAATCTGATGGTAATTTTATAAGCTGTGGTTTTACATATATTTAATTGCATAATATATCTGGTTTGTCTTAATTTCTTCTTAAatctattttgttttattttatgactAGTCAAATTATATACACTCCTCAACATTGTCTATACGTATGTGAGTAAGCCAATATCCTTTTGGAAAAGTGTCTTGTGGACAGAAGACCAAGATAGACCTTTTTTTGTAAAGTACTTGATTCTACCATTTGCCcgaaaatggaatgaggcctacaaagaaaaggagGAAAAATCGAAGCATGGTCCAGCAGCCACGAATATGAAATCCAAATTTTATTTAATCCATATAAAAATTGAACAGAGTTATATTCAGATGGCAAACAGTAATTCCCATGGAATAAAAATAGCgttctggctgacgcgtttcggaagtGATCTTCTTTAGTCGTAGCCTGGCTCTCACATCATTCTAGAGGAATTTGAGCCcaacttttttttacaacaaatTTACATTAGCAGATTAACGGAGCCGAGGACTTGTATTACAAGGGTCACATATGAAGCTCGACTGAACCCATTAACTATATTGAGATGTGTAGGGTGTCCGTTTTTTAAAACTTAATCTGCTGGATGAGACAGTTGgagtgggaggattttttttgtctgccAATTTTCGACGCACAGGATATATAATGAGTAAAGTATGTATGGTAAAGTGTTAGCCAAAATACAGTTATAAAATAAAGTAACATTGTGATGATGTCTTTAATCATCAGGTAATATCTGTCGACATTTACTTCCACTCATTAGTTGCCCAACATTGATAATTCATGGTATGAAGGATCCTATGGTCCCAATGTTTCACCCCCAGTTTCtacataaagaaataaaaaattccagGTAAGCAGTTTTTATTATATGTTCTGTCTTATTATTTTTATGGGATAAAGGTTTATAAAACTTTGATAATCACCTTTTTATCATCaaatatttttccatatttttgtgGTTGCGTTGCCTACttttaccattaaaggggttttccaggcaaaaaagtcATTTTACAAAACAggtcttttagtgctattaataggttaataaatgcacccatgtacctttagcaatgttttgagtgatttctggggttctcaaTGAGCTCATTTCAACCGCTGCCTTTGTTTAACCcctaacttcctcttctgtgtttcctacaagttCTAGGATGCCTCACTTTTCTTCCCTCTCTTAACTGACTGACCCTCCCCCTTTCTCACACACCCTCCCCCTTTCTCACACACCCTCCCCTtcctgtttccttagctagcccgCGCACTACACCCTCACCAGCCATCGTTAGAATCCTAGATCTCCATCACCACACCTCCTTCATACACTGTTTCCCTCCCTTTCAAAACACGCCCCCTCCAGCTGCCATGGCGGCTTACTCCTGTGCAATAGCTTGCTGCGTGCGCGAGTCGCTGATGACAAAAGACAGCAggaaggaaaggtaagtatgccgggtggggtgtagtgaggggagcTGACGGGAAGAAGTGAGGAGACGGGAGGGGAAGGCTGGCGACGGGAGGAGTGTAATGAGGGGAGAGGACAAGAAGTCAGGTGACGGCTGGGGacgggaggagagagaggggggtaTAGTATGTGACCCCTGTCTCCAGAAGCGGCAAGACGAAGAGTCACAGGATACTATGAAGATGTGCTggaggtggtcacatgactgccctagCAATCATGATAAATATTGACGTTTGATAATAAAAGTGACTTATAaagtagatggggggggggggggtgtttagttTAATGTTAAAATctcattttatcccagacaaccctttaatGCACACAAACTTTTGATTGCTTTTCTGCTTCACACTGTATATGCAGTTATGCATATGGTAATGCCACATGGTGAAACTATACTGGTTGGAACGCTGTGTAAAGAAAATAATAATGGTCTATTAGACCTACAAGTGGCCATCTTTGTACTCCCAAAATACCGACTTTTCTCCAAGGTTACAGTTTCTTCAAAGGGACTacaaaaattaatagaaaagacACTACAACCAGTAATGAAGGGGTTGGCTGACATAAAACAAGATGTCTGGGGAATTGGCTCCAGATTGGAACATCTGGAAGACACCGATGTGTGTCTCTTGGCCACCAATATGGCTCTTACTGCCTGTGAAGCACACTTAAACACCCTACATACCTAGAAGACCAGAAAACAGAGGTAGGGGGAACAACCTCCACATAGGGTCAAAGCCCAGTAGTAATGCCTTTTCACCATACAGGGATATCGgagagttcagcacactgtcagctttctagcgttcCAAAACACTGCTAATGTGAGAGGACATAAAATGTTCTCTTTACAGGCAGTCATgggatattttatttttatagacaAGTATTCACTTCACTGTTAGATCTGTTTAGCCCAATTATCCCCtatttatgtgatttttttttttttaatacatgatCATTCCATTTATTTGTTGAACTTGTGTGTTTTACAGGTTGCACCTTATGCCAGAGGGAAAGCATAATCTTCATCTAAAATATGCTGAAGAGTTTAACAGATTAGTTGAAGACTTTCTGTGCTCGGAATAATTTTGATTAGCAATGAAAATAATAAGAGACTTCATTATAATTTTCCTACTAAAACTGCTGAAATAGCAGCTGGCGTGAACTACAACAGCTATGTGAGGTCTTTGCAGCAAATAAAATACAATTGCTTTCTGTACACAACTGCCTAGCCATCCTTTTTATCTTGTTAACATCTGGATAAAGCTCGCTCATAGCATTCCAGCTACACCACTGGAGGAGGAGCGGTAACTGTCATATATAATGTGTCAGTCATTACACTTGCTTTTTCCTCCCTCATTCTAATATTGATTGTCAGCAGTACATCCATGATACTTTATACTACATTAAATGTTTGCTAGTTTCTAGGAGACTGGttaaaatatccacagcagaacTGGAGACTAGTTTGTTTAGATAAGGTCCAGTACATGCAAAGTACATCCAGTAAAGTGCAaagtatagagcaggggtgctcacactttttcagcgtgtgagctactttattagctgaccaaggcaaaagatttaCTAGGGTGGGTGTGTCTGTAGGCGGGGcctggcatgtgggcggggcctggcggATCgtgacagcggcgttctgtggctgcccagggatccccgctgtctgcttcttcacagcgcaggctgagagttatctctggacactggcaggctggggctgcggcagccccagcctgccagtgtctggagataactctcagcctgcactgtgaagaagcagacaccggggatccctgcatcccgcgatcgacccatacgtcctttgcgatctaccagtagatcgcgatcgacgtattgggcacccctggtataGAGGCTTTGAACAAACACTGCAAGTACTTGATGctgagggagcgttcacactactgtcattgtccgacaggtagtatcctctgctagtgtccgttcaaaatctcgcacggacattagcagcggacactagctgtgtccgtgacacttctcattcatttaaatggcgatcgggtgcgttcttttgcacaaTAGAAAGAAGAAAGTTCTtttgcaaaagaacgcacctgatcgccatttaaattaatgaaaagtgtcacggactcagctagtgtccgctgctaatgtccgtgcgagattttgaacggacactagcagaggatactacctgtcagacactgacggtagtgtgaacgccccctaagacaaaGGAGAGACTTAGAGTAGCTCCAGTTgtaaataacttttcataaatagATATGTGACTATATGAAACCCTATAATcttattacactaggttcacactagggatCAGGGACTTCCTCTCCCATTCTACTTAAAATAggtggagagaagtcctgcaagtcgATTGCAGTATAAAATTgttggaaacctggtggaccccattacagcctatagggtctgcgggtaaccactttttagcaGATATTTTGTTTTTCAGATCCCCAAGCGGAAACCCAAAGTGATCCTAGCTTTAAGGAAatttttccttctccacttattaagctgttctcctgttcCATATCTTAAATCTGACTGGTGTTTACATAAGATTCTATCTCTTGATTCAGCCTCACACATCCTGCTCCTGCTGGCTGGTTAATCaatttattgccttattctgtgagctcctagcctcttatctacaacctagcagtgttaaaagagctcAAACCAACAGAgtgtagcagcagcaattatttgagtttcTTTTCTAGCAGCTTcatccttcccctccccctctttATAGATTAATATCTAGAAGATaactctgcctgaaaagtggagcaaaaaacatatttctttaatgagatatattacaaagatttttttatattaacctaaactattcatttataaaaagttatttatagctggaggtatgctttaaagtgCCTATAGAAATAACAATATAGTTGACCTAACCCACCAATTCAGGAAAGTGCAAGTTACATGGCTAAAAGAAGTAATAAAACATGCTAAATTTGTTTACTTTTTGGACAAATTCGTTTGGCGTATATGTACCACTCATGAGGTGGCACAAAAAAGAAAAGTGGGTACAACATACTTAGACCTTTAGTGCCAGTTTGTCATACCATATTGATACATACATTAAAAGTAGTAGAAATGTAGTTAAGTCTTGTATAACGTGTACACATAACAGGCTAGACATGGCAATAAAACAGACTTTTTATTGCATGAGCAAGGAGTCTTGATCAGGCTTCTGATACCTACACATCATGAttcaatagggaaaaaaacatttatatatgAAGATTGTTTCCAGTTCTTGCCATTACAGATTGTATactaacaggaaaaaaaataaaaccaatgaATAAACCAGACAACACAAAGCGCACAAATATTCTTTATGACCTCCAGTGCAAAACAACATCTAAGAGGTGTCAAAAATCACTTCTACATCCTTTTAGTATGAACCTTCATATGAATTAGAAGAACCTAAACAACTGTTACGTTCAACATTGGTAGGGTTACAAAAATCGATCCTGACATCACTGACAATGTAAAAGAAAACACATGCTGGACACGATTCTTTCTGCTGTAGACATCATACTGGCTATTGAGAAACTGTGCCTTGTTTTTCCAAACATTAAAGCTTTTCTTATCATCAAGCTTCATcttccccttcttcttcttcaaatTCTCCTTGCTCATCAGCGGTGGCATCTTGGTATTGTTGGTACTCTGATACAAGGTCATTCATGTTGCTTTCGGCTTCAGTAAATTCCATCTCATCCATCCCTTCACCTGTGTACCAGTGCAAGAAGGCTTTTCGGCGGAACATAGCTGTAAACTGCTCTGAAATTCTCTTGAATAGCTCTTGGATGGCAGTGCTGTTGCCAATAAATGTGGCAGACATTTTGAGGCCTCGTGGTGGAATGTCGCACACAGCGGTCTTCACATTGTTGGGGATCCATTCTACAAAATAGCTGCTATTTTTGTTTTGGACATTAAGCATCTGCTCATCAACTTCCTTCATGGACATTCTTCCCCGGAAGATAGCAGCCACAGTGAGGTAGCGCCCATGACGAGGATCGCAAGCTGCCATCATGTTCTTGGAATCGAACATTTGCTGGGTCAGTTCCGGCACAGTGAGGGCACGGTATTGCTGACTGCCACGGCTAGTAAGTGGAGCAAACCCCGGCATAAAAAAGTGCAGTCGTGGAAAAGGCACCATGTTGACAGCCAGTTTTCGTAAATCTGCGTTGAGCTGGCCTGGGAAACGAAGGCAGGTTGTTACCCCACTCATTGTCGCAGATACCAAATGATTGAGGTCACCATAGGTTGGTGTTGTTAGCTTTAAAGTGCGGAAGCAGATGTCATAAAGAGC
This genomic stretch from Leptodactylus fuscus isolate aLepFus1 chromosome 4, aLepFus1.hap2, whole genome shotgun sequence harbors:
- the LOC142200417 gene encoding tubulin beta-2B chain, translating into MREIVHIQAGQCGNQIGAKFWEVISDEHGIDPTGSYHGDSDLQLERINVYYNEATGNKYVPRAILVDLEPGTMDSVRSGPFGQIFRPDNFVFGQSGAGNNWAKGHYTEGAELVDSVLDVVRKESESCDCLQGFQLTHSLGGGTGSGMGTLLISKIREEYPDRIMNTFSVMPSPKVSDTVVEPYNATLSVHQLVENTDETYCIDNEALYDICFRTLKLTTPTYGDLNHLVSATMSGVTTCLRFPGQLNADLRKLAVNMVPFPRLHFFMPGFAPLTSRGSQQYRALTVPELTQQMFDSKNMMAACDPRHGRYLTVAAIFRGRMSMKEVDEQMLNVQNKNSSYFVEWIPNNVKTAVCDIPPRGLKMSATFIGNSTAIQELFKRISEQFTAMFRRKAFLHWYTGEGMDEMEFTEAESNMNDLVSEYQQYQDATADEQGEFEEEEGEDEA